The Henckelia pumila isolate YLH828 unplaced genomic scaffold, ASM3356847v2 CTG_461:::fragment_3, whole genome shotgun sequence genome window below encodes:
- the LOC140871544 gene encoding uncharacterized protein isoform X3 yields MQEHAKCFPNNGEIWIHSMKVKRKGTFYHLPDSMLVYSALHGVKGNWFLSADASGSLEYCINRKASECDTKDHCEVMSSDANKIVTLTMSLPVGVTEEIIVSGMTEGQKVEKYSERTAEFWRTDSLENSLGTRSPVKKKRKTKYREVASPGPSLEYHDTQFHASGGETLQPVLAGYRIDADEETPKIMPHCMEETAEDAGVRYDPSNMECSGGAAGASVSATVTDAPKQKKIKKRKKKLPHDQVIEKRLPSSDFCKEDKSFFSNTAVYPENVNLSVLSGIPEDGQCDNNNETPCPFQGTNMKESETCHSALKVDELNQYLEVKVKGKASFSKNDVRIIDGEDKETNQPDIDDEQKVSSQNHDQALLQSEKLGTLDQHEAHGNNMESVPTDDYPGANEEMGRGRRSKTKATKSGGKICHDAGGQLSENVMHLTPLTLPSLELVTSARTDSALPTADSDLNVGNEKERDLPASQQSDLNQCKLGVSTKEANSSAKLMDANGALEGIKSIGNNSKKKRSQKAAANFQDISDAELKIKKSVSTGPITRASDPRKKDEERELSMNHDLEVMLPSYNDTSASADPVITPKRGSPSRLLDANNLEESEISGHSWKKVKKFADSNLGKSVVKRTGRKAMNRPDLVEEQREASLSLDPVPIEFEKLGTSDWHEADGNTGESAQPLSFSYTEVEMGHGFKKKRMSKKSRGKMLNETDGEHSDNGVHLTPIAAPNLDLNLLNDPETKRTYSILPTAEADLDVGTKQDVGMNQPEAGVAIIEPKLPSRLIHASDASDNTNNNHDKRKKKKTKKSVGKIQEASYRENEPQKAIGDDVLHHDLEVMPPSSSKGSGCADPELKSNGAGFATKLLDVNMVEEFKTSRIHRRRHGLKKSANTAVDNLDMEPANNGMSGSSAVLLCSQTDNFLEETDRGENISFHKVKDVQMKMLDDSSAGPERKVGDVTINESGSMELTQTMEDVGIEQRKEKKDYNSAGDCLTVPSVIEKENQVKNLEPNQAQNSFEIARVKDKKAKKRKKGQVIVSDCLGSIPIKDVKEYSIVEKADNVLDFEQECRHVDSQVLSHKSEEKLGEIHFTAASTDNLVRHVEDKDEGVNFKNYFLPGQKQDKVAYVDRVKEAIKSSEETKTVEKVKKKRGLPSASTSTELHNLAKLSENKDGKDKSHMRCSTSRKDGDFIASLKVSDNGVVDSSPTEMSGMTTHKKHNENTVASPFAKDKNTPLDKSCLEISGIFSGNGGERQQSGLDVCDKVVMKTTRKNSLLAKVGSLFQDCSGESSSDENRANSDASTCSPSDSSSQSGCSEGESDLSQASARNVAGSNDAQGRVTGEETNAKLDPSASNEMTLDMILRSSRRFKKAKLIASQNELEQIDNHLEFVPDSQAN; encoded by the exons ATGCAGGAACATGCAAAGTGTTTTCCAAACAACGGCGAGATTTGGATCCATTCTATGAAG GTAAAACGAAAAGGGACTTTTTATCATCTTCCAGACTCCATGCTTGTCTATAGTGCATTACATGGGGTAAAAGGAAATTGGTTTCTGTCAGCTGATGCATCAGGCTCTTTGGAGTATTGCATAAACCGAAAAGCCTCTGAATGTGACACAAAAGACCATTGTGAAGTTATGTCCTCTGATGCAAACAAGATAGTCACCCTTACAATGTCTCTGCCAGTCGGTGTGACGGAAGAAATAATAGTTTCGGGGATGACTGAGGGGCAGAAGGTTGAGAAATATTCTGAAAGGACTGCAGAATTTTGGAGAACTGATTCCTTAGAAAATTCTCTAGGGACTAGATCTCCAGTCAAGAAGAAACGCAAAACGAAGTATCGTGAAGTTGCATCACCTGGGCCTAGTTTAGAATATCACGACACCCAGTTCCATGCATCTGGTGGAGAAACTCTGCAACCTGTTCTTGCCGGTTACAGAATTGATGCGGATGAAGAAACTCCAAAAATTATGCCTCATTGTATGGAGGAAACTGCTGAGGATGCAGGTGTGAGGTATGATCCATCCAATATGGAGTGCAGCGGTGGTGCTGCGGGAGCTTCCGTATCTGCCACAGTTACAGATGCACCCAAACAGAAGaagattaaaaaaagaaaaaagaaactgCCTCATGATCAAGTGATCGAGAAGAGACTCCCTTCTTCAGATTTTTGCAAAGAAGATAAAAGCTTCTTCTCCAACACTGCAGTTTATCCTGAGAATGTTAACCTGTCCGTACTGTCTGGAATTCCTGAGGATGGACAGTGTGATAACAATAATGAAACACCTTGTCCTTTCCAGG GCACAAACATGAAGGAATCTGAAACTTGCCATTCGGCATTGAAAGTTGATGAACTCAATCAGTACTTGGAAGTCAAAGTAAAAGGAAAAGCatctttttcaaaaaatgaTGTTCGTATAATTGATGGCGAAGACAAGGAAACTAATCAGCCTGATATTGATGATGAACAAAAGGTGTCATCTCAGAACCATGATCAAGCGCTATTGCAGTCTGAAAAATTAGGAACTTTAgatcaacatgaagcacatggAAATAACATGGAGTCAGTTCCAACAGATGATTATCCAGGTGCCAATGAAGAGATGGGACGTGGCAGAAGAAGTAAAACGAAGGCAACGAAATCTGGAGGAAAAATTTGTCATGATGCAGGTGGCCAACTTTCTGAAAATGTCATGCATTTGACTCCTTTAACTTTGCCAAGTCTAGAATTGGTTACTTCTGCAAGAACTGATAGCGCCTTGCCTACTGCTGATTCTGACTTGAATGTGGGAAATGAAAAAGAGAGAGATTTGCCTGCGAGTCAACAGTCTGACTTGAACCAGTGCAAGCTTGGTGTTAGCACCAAAGAAGCAAACTCCTCAGCTAAATTGATGGATGCTAATGGTGCATTGGAAGGTATTAAATCTATTGGCAACAATAGTAAGAAAAAGAGGTCCCAAAAGGCTGCTGCAAATTTCCAGGATATTTCAGATGCAGAACTTAAAATTAAGAAGAGTGTAAGTACTGGACCCATTACTAGAGCCAGTGATCCTAGAAAAAAGGATGAAGAAAGAGAATTGTCTATGAACCATGATCTTGAGGTGATGCTGCCATCATACAACGACACATCTGCATCTGCTGATCCTGTTATAACACCAAAAAGAGGCTCGCCATCAAGGTTGTTAGATGCAAATAATCTGGAGGAATCTGAAATCTCTGGTCACAGTTGGAAGAAGGTCAAGAAATTTGCTGACAGTAATCTGGGCAAGTCAGTTGTGAAGCGGACTGGGAGGAAAGCAATGAATCGACCTGATTTAGTTGAAGAACAGAGGGAAGCGTCTCTGAGCCTTGACCCAGTACCAATAGAGTTTGAAAAGTTGGGAACTTCAGATTGGCATGAAGCAGATGGAAATACTGGGGAATCAGCCCAGCCTCTCTCATTTTCATATACTGAAGTGGAGATGGGACATGGCTTTAAGAAAAAAAGGATGTCCAAGAAGTCTCGAGGTAAAATGCTCAATGAGACTGATGGTGAACATTCAGATAATGGCGTACATTTGACTCCTATTGCAGCACCAAATCTTGATCTGAATTTATTGAACGATCCTGAGACAAAAAGAACCTATAGCATCTTGCCCACTGCTGAAGCTGACTTGGATGTGGGAACTAAACAAGATGTTGGGATGAATCAGCCTGAGGCAGGAGTTGCCATCATAGAACCAAAACTTCCATCCAGATTGATTCATGCTTCAGATGCATCCGACAACACAAACAATAATCATGATAAGAGGAAGAAAAAGAAAACCAAAAAGAGTGTTGGAAAAATTCAGGAGGCTTCGTATCGGGAGAATGAGCCTCAGAAAGCTATAGGTGATGATGTGCTGCATCATGATTTGGAAGTGATGCCTCCGTCATCCAGCAAAGGTTCAGGATGTGCGGATCCAGAATTAAAGTCAAATGGAGCAGGATTTGCAACCAAATTGTTGGATGTAAATATGGTTGAGGAATTTAAAACATCCAGAATTCATAGGAGAAGGCATGGCCTCAAGAAGTCTGCTAATACAGCTGTGGACAACTTAGACATGGAACCTGCAAATAATGGCATGAGTGGCTCTTCAGCTGTTTTGCTTTGTTCACAAACTGATAATTTCCTAGAAGAAACTGACAGAGGAGAAAATATCTCCTTTCATAAAGTAAAGGATGTCCAGATGAAAATGTTGGATGATTCGTCTGCAGGCCCTGAAAGGAAAGTTGGCGATGTGACTATAAATGAGTCAGGCTCCATGGAACTGACTCAAACTATGGAAGATGTTGGCATTGAGCAAAGAAAGGAGAAAAAGGACTATAATTCTGCTGGTGATTGCCTCACAGTTCCTTCAGTCATCGAAAAAGAAAATCAGGTTAAAAATTTGGAGCCCAATCAGGCACAGAATAGTTTTGAGATTGCACGAGTCAAGGATAAAAAAGCTAAAAAGAGAAAAAAGGGACAAGTTATTGTGTCAGATTGCTTAGGAAGCATACCCATAAAGGATGTTAAAGAGTACTCAATCGTGGAAAAGGCTGACAATGTTTTAGACTTTGAACAGGAGTGCCGACACGTTGACTCCCAAGTTTTGTCtcataaaagtgaagaaaaacTTGGGGAGATTCATTTCACAGCTGCTAGTACTGATAATCTGGTAAGACACGTGGaagataaagatgaaggggtcAACTTCAAGAACTATTTTTTACCTGGCCAAAAACAGGATAAAGTTGCTTATGTTGACAGGGTTAAAGAAGCGATCAAGTCAAGTGAAGAGACGAAAACTGTGGAAAAGGTTAAGAAAAAGCGAGGTTTACCTTCTGCAAGCACCTCAACTGAACTACATAACTTAGCCAAGTTATCTGAAAACAAGGATGGTAAAGATAAATCTCACATGAGGTGCTCTACAAGCAGGAAAGATGGGGACTTTATAGCATCCTTGAAAGTTTCTGACAATGGTGTGGTAGATTCTAGTCCTACTGAGATGAGTGGGATGACCACTCACAAAAAACATAATGAAAATACTGTTGCTTCTCCATTCGCAAAAGACAAGAATACGCCTTTGGATAAATCATGCTTGGAGATATCTGGAATATTTTCTGGGAATGGAGGAGAAAGACAGCAGTCGGGTCTTGATGTATGTGATAAGGTCGTGATGAAAACTACAAGAAAGAATAGTTTGTTGGCAAAAGTAGGATCACTTTTTCAGGATTGCAGTGGTGAGAGTTCTAGTGATGAAAACCGGGCAAATTCTGATGCTAGCACCTGCAGCCCATCTGATAGTTCATCTCAGTCAGGCTGCTCAGAAGGTGAAAGTGACTTGAGCCAGGCCTCAGCTAGAAATG TTGCAGGATCCAATGATGCTCAAGGAAGAGTTACTGGTGAGGAAACCAATGCAAAGTTGGA CCCTTCTGCCTCAAACGAGATGACATTGGATATGATTCTCAGAAGCTCAAGGCGTTTCAAGAAAGCCAAGCTGATAGCCTCTCAAAACGAACTTGAGCAGATCGATAACCATCTCGAATTTGTTCCGGATAGTCAAGCAAATTAA